The proteins below are encoded in one region of Pomacea canaliculata isolate SZHN2017 linkage group LG7, ASM307304v1, whole genome shotgun sequence:
- the LOC112569509 gene encoding uncharacterized protein LOC112569509 translates to MLWIVGTLLLILDLPIIKGVLLSPCGSEGVQEVLAGHETRFTCTSEGPVEWRLHYYDWRTKGENRMTSAVLATGDMFVLMNSFDGLFTAAVINNNTTSIIVNTVNNTRLYNNVHFLNGSLECTRRDADNMSAGCGLDYVDPPKNISCTAVNSSFSVHVSCVIGSVYSSRRRYKCQLIRSKNASENKTLETVTMVTSPNNEKITKSEVKVSSFCQFNTTLPAEEGNYGFFVSVSPGGRTLSVEDKLVAIERPKSPIVSCSPQPHVLENTNVTCTCKAASVGQPAGYLAWVAGKDTTQQGSIMKRQQLSTPNELHYSQSFTLSDHGKAWVRCDIIWGQYAIPGQNYTASVGHAPKTSRIFLNGRERHVTVMEKDQVHLRCESDGRPTPNISIYNNDNDRVIFRGSSVINYTFIARCEDTATYTCSAWNEFSHHVTTSLSIQLDTGCKPRSVSSTNVINIYVKHERDELTFDVIAFPVPSGAGVWLAKPLNHSSIFSYVQISDANVSCKSDSKHRYISRCTLTVFSNYSLSRTGMYKVQLINDYGIENLTIQLIEEDTVLPQNNFFMLVTLAGVVILASVLIVVIRNKIKGKENCKKFNRLNVSLKVRRKILKASAFPFVWFSIMRNIKPN, encoded by the exons ATGCTGTGGATTGTCGGCACTCTTCTTCTCATTCTTGATCTGCCAATCATCAAAG GTGTCCTTCTCTCACCCTGTGGTAGTGAAGGTGTGCAGGAGGTCCTGGCTGGTCACGAAACTCGTTTCACCTGCACATCTGAGGGGCCAGTAGAATGGCGACTACATTATTACGATTGGAGGACAAAGGGAGAAAACCGAATGACTTCAGCGGTGTTAGCAACAGGCGACATGTTTGTTCTGATGAACAGCTTTGATGGGCTGTTTACCGCCGCTGTCATAAATAACAACACGACATCTATCATCGTCAACACCGTGAATAACACAAGGTTGTATAACAATGTCCACTTTCTCAACGGCAGTCTGGAGTGTACTCGTCGCGATGCCGATAACATGTCAGCTGGCTGTGGGCTTGACTATGTGG ACCCACCAAAGAACATTTCATGCACTGCAGTCAACTCCTCGTTCTCTGTccatgtgtcatgtgtcattggCAGTGTCTACTCTTCCCGGAGACGGTACAAGTGTCAGCTAATTCGAAGTAAAAATGCG tcagaaaacaaaacactggAAACCGTTACCATGGTAACATCACCTAACAATGAAAAGATTACTAAGAGTGAAGTCAAGGTCTCAAGCTTCTGTCAGTTCAACACAACACTCCCAGCAGAAGAAGGAAACTATGggttctttgtttctgtctcaCCAGGTGGACGAACACTAAGTGTCGAAGACAAGTTAGTGGCAATCG AGAGGCCCAAGTCACCGATTGTATCTTGCAGTCCACAGCCCCACGTGTTAGAAAACACTAATGTCACGTGTACCTGTAAAGCTGCAAGTGTTGGACAACCTGCAGGGTACCTGGCGTGGGTCGCAGGTAAAGACACGACCCAGCAGGGGTCAATCATGAAACGACAACAATTGTCAACTCCAAACGAACTACACTATAGCCAGTCCTTCACTCTGTCAGACCATGGAAAAGCTTGGGTGAGATGCGACATCATTTGGGGACAATATGCGATACCCGGGCAGAACTATACTGCTAGTGTAGGtc ATGCACCCAAGACGTCACGAATTTTTCTCAACGGTCGtgagcgtcacgtgacagtcatGGAGAAAGACCAAGTTCACCTGAGATGCGAATCGGACGGCCGACCCACACCTAACATCTCCATctataataatgacaatgacagggTTATATTTAGAGGCTCGTCTGTTATCAACTACACTTTCATCGCTCGCTGTGAGGACACCGCCACTTACACGTGCTCCGCGTGGAATGAGTtttcacatcacgtgactacctCGCTCAGCATCCAGCTTGATACTGGAT GTAAACCTCGGAGCGTGTCATCCACAAATGTTATCAATATTTATGTCAAACACGAGAGAGATGAGCTGACTTTTGATGTGATCGCCTTCCCGGTACCTTCTGGGGCTGGTGTGTGGTTGGCAAAACCATTAAACCACAGCAGTATATTTTCTTATGTTCAAATTTCAGATGCAAATGTTTCCTGTAAATCTGACAGTAAGCACCGTTATATATCCAGATGTACTTTAACTGTCTTCAGCAATTACTCCCTGTCAAGGACTGGCATGTACAAGGTGCAACTCATCAATGATTATGGTATTGAGAACCTCACCATTCAGCTCA tcgAAGAAGACACTGTTTTACcacaaaacaatttcttcatGTTGGTGACTCTAGCTGGAGTTGTTATCTTGGCTTCTGTACTCATTGTCGTAATCAGGAACAAGataaaaggtaaagaaaactgtaaaaagttTAATCGTTTAAATGTAAGTTTGAAAGTCAGAAGAAAAATTCTCAAAGCTAGTGCCTTTCCATTTGTATGGTTTTCTATAATGAGAAACATTAAACCAAACTGA